Part of the Crossiella cryophila genome, GGGACCATCGCCGACTCCGAGCGGCTGGGCCGTCAGTACCCGCTGATGGGCTGGCACAAGATCATCCAGCAGTGCATGGCCTGGCAGCGCCCGGAACTGCGGCTGCCTGCCATCACCGGCCGCGGCCTGCCGCCGATGCTGCTGGTGAACTCGGTGCGCGACCCGCAGACCACCCTGGAAGGCGCCCAGCGGGCCCAGCGGGTGCTGCCCAAGGGCTCGCCGCTGCTGGTGGTCGCCGATGAGGGCGACCACTGGATGTACCTGCGCGGCTACGCCTGTGTGGACGCCAAGGTCAGCACCTACCTGACCACCGGCGCACTGCCGGCCAACGGCAGCACCTGCGCGGGCAACCCGCTGCCCGACCCGGCCGTCCCGGCCACCCCCCGGCAACCGTTCCCGGCCATCGGCTAACTCGCGCAGGCCAGTTCGCCGGCGTAGCCGCCGAGCAGGTGCGCGGACTCCGCGGGAGGCAGGGACAGGTGCTCCAGCACCTGCCAGGCCTCCCGCGCCAGGTCCACCTCGTGCGTGTGCTGCAGGAAGGTGTGCGTGCCCGCCACCGGAACCCGCACCAGCGGCGGCGCGTCGGCGAACTCCAGGATGGTCATCGAGCCGCGCAGGCCGGGGTGCGCGCCCCGGCTCAGCGGCAGCACCCGCAGCGTGACATTGGGCCGCTCGGCCAGCAGGCACAGCGCCTGCAACTGCCGGGCCAGCACACCCGGTCCGCCGATCGGCCGGTGCAGCGCGCTCTCCTCCACCACGCAGTGCAGGCTCGGCGGCATCGGCCGGGACAGCACCATCTGCCTGGTCATGGTGGCCGCGACCTGGCGGCCCAGATCGGGCTCGTGCAGCCGGTGGTCCATGCCGCCGAGCGCGGAGCGGGCGTACTCGGCGGTCTGCAACAGGGTGGGCACCATGGCCAGCTCGAAATCACGCACCACCGCGGCCTCGTCCTCCAGGCCGATCAGCTGCCGCAGGTCGGCTGGCAGCCGCGAGCCGGGGGCCTGCCACCAGCCCGGCGAGGCGGGCGGGCGCACCAGCGCGAGCAGTTCCGCGCGTTCCTCGGCAGGCACCTGGTAGAGCGTGAGCAGGGCGGTGACATCGTCCGCCCGCAGTCCGCGCCGCCCGGTCTCCATCCGCTGCACCTTGGTCACCGAGACGCCGAGGGCGATCGCGACCTGGTGCAGGGTAAGGCGATTGTTCTTGCGCAGGGCACGCAGCGCGGCGCACACCCGGCGGGTGCGGGTGGCGGGACCAGGACGTTCGGGCATGCACCTCACTGTGTCCCTTGCCACAGGGTCACACAAACCTGACTCGGGGCCCGGCGGACGACGCTGGCCACCGGGCCCCGAGTACTGGTGCATGACTCTGATCAGCCAAGACGCTGCTTGAGCGCCTCCAGCTCGTCACGCAGCGAGCTGGGCAGCTTGTCACCGATCTGAGTGAACCACTCCTCGATCAGCGGCAGTTCGGCCCGCCACTCGGCCGCATCGACGGCCAGCGCGGCCTCGATGTCGGCCAGCGACGCGTCCAGCCCGGACAGGTCCAGGTCGGCCGCGGTCGGCACGTGGCCGATCGGGGTCTCCACCGCGGCGGCCTTGCCCTCGATGCGCTCGATGGCCCACTTCAGGATGCGGCCGTTCTCGCCGAATCCGGGCCACAGGAAGCGCTTGTCATCGCCCCGGCGGAACCAGTTGACGTAGAAGATCTTCGGCAGCTTGACCGAGTCGGCGTTCTTGCCGAGGGAGATCCAGTGCGCGAAGTAGTCACCGGCGTGGTAGCCGATGAAGGGCAGCATGGCCATCGGGTCGCGGCGGACCTCGCCGACCTTGCCCGCGGCGGCCGCGGT contains:
- a CDS encoding helix-turn-helix domain-containing protein: MPERPGPATRTRRVCAALRALRKNNRLTLHQVAIALGVSVTKVQRMETGRRGLRADDVTALLTLYQVPAEERAELLALVRPPASPGWWQAPGSRLPADLRQLIGLEDEAAVVRDFELAMVPTLLQTAEYARSALGGMDHRLHEPDLGRQVAATMTRQMVLSRPMPPSLHCVVEESALHRPIGGPGVLARQLQALCLLAERPNVTLRVLPLSRGAHPGLRGSMTILEFADAPPLVRVPVAGTHTFLQHTHEVDLAREAWQVLEHLSLPPAESAHLLGGYAGELACAS